The Triticum aestivum cultivar Chinese Spring chromosome 5A, IWGSC CS RefSeq v2.1, whole genome shotgun sequence genomic sequence GACTATCTATCTATCTCATTTGTTGTTGACTCTACTCTTCAAGGACGGCTGACTGGCTGGCTGATAAGTCGACGAGCTAGATCTCGAGATCTTAGGGTTTAGGCGATGGTGGAGGCCTCTCCTGCTCCTGCGCCTCCTCCGCGGCGGCACTGGTAGAGGAGGTCGAAGTAGTTCTGGCACCGGCTGATGTCGCTCGCGTTCGTGTAGATGCACTGCACATCAATCCACGTACAATTAGATTTAGATCGATCATGGCAAAAACTGGTCCAATTCCTTGCAAAAAATGAACGCACGTACATTGGTGAAGTCCTGGTTGTGGATGCCGcacgcgtcggcgtcggcgtcggcgtgggcGGGAGAGGCGGGCGCCGGCTCCTCTCTGCGCCCGCCCAATAAGGAGCGCGCCATGCTCATCCCGACGGCAAATCCGAACCCTGGCCGACAAATCAAATGATCAAATCATCACCTCCATCGCATCGATCGTCACCCGGACTGAGAATTTCGGTTCACCGACGTACCGTCGTTAACGGATCCGAGGAAGGAGCTCTGGGCCGGGGCCAGCGCGGACGGTTTCTTATCCGGCGCCGGCGCGGACGAGTTCTTGGCCGGCGCCGAAGCGGACGCTGGCTTGGCCGCCGGCTTGGGTGCCGGGGCTGCGGGACGTGGCGCACTGCGGGAACCGCCGCCTCCTCCTGCACGCATGCGAATTTCATTGCATTGATCAAGCGGCCGAGAGTAAAAATTTAGTCACGATCTTGGCCGGTATTCTCCAACATATATGCATGCATCATCGTAGCGTAGGTCGTAACAAAGTTCGTATAGCAAGTAAAGCAAAACTGCATCAGATGGTTCGGTCTGTAGGATGGATGCTGAGAAGAGGAGATCGGCCGGAGACGTACCAGAGCGGCGCCCCATGGTCGATCGATCGGCCGGCCGGACGGATCAGCAGGAGACAAAGTTTGCTTGTG encodes the following:
- the LOC123106272 gene encoding coiled-coil-helix-coiled-coil-helix domain-containing protein 10, mitochondrial; protein product: MGRRSGGGGGSRSAPRPAAPAPKPAAKPASASAPAKNSSAPAPDKKPSALAPAQSSFLGSVNDGFGFAVGMSMARSLLGGRREEPAPASPAHADADADACGIHNQDFTNCIYTNASDISRCQNYFDLLYQCRRGGGAGAGEASTIA